The following proteins are encoded in a genomic region of Brachypodium distachyon strain Bd21 chromosome 1, Brachypodium_distachyon_v3.0, whole genome shotgun sequence:
- the LOC100838561 gene encoding U-box domain-containing protein 35 isoform X1, with protein sequence MAIQEEGEGAGSADAPLTVGLALGGSKSSTYVFRWALAKFANGKDKPAPIFKLIHVLTPVLAVPTPLGNYIPIDEVRPDIAEAYAKEVHVQAQEMLLPYRKMCDENKVEVEVLLVKGDDVADTISNLVTQYKIRVLVVGNPTSRSAFTRKSSGNKASSKICKSIPSFCTTYIVSKDGLSSVYSPGLGSETSSCRSSDSQAFSGEMSLRSDLSDSSARTLLGLLSLPSSNLASENLKSSSSAERNRSFTLYDYISGSASVYADKDRRITSCTDSESSISSRLRASNKAPTQGSSLRGLMLSETKDDVNIELEKLRLELRHVQGAHKLVQDESADASRQASSVVVELAAKRVEGKAQLREIQSRVDKANDEVQEEKARRCATEEVVTHVKDLVRAEVMQKNRLLIKASKVADQKSRLEELFVLHGNSYSTFTWEEIDNATSSFSESRKIGAGSNGTVYKGHLNHLDVAIKVLHSDDRSSTKHFNQELEVLGRIRHPHLLMLLGACPDRGCLVYEYMENGSLADRLQCKNGTPSIPWFHRFRIAWEIVSALVFLHSTKPNPIIHRDLKPENVLLDRDLVSKIGDVGLSTLVPLKDSSSSGTMYKKTGLAGTMFYIDPEYHRTGQVSVKSDTYALGMVILQLLTARSPIGLPELVERAVEDDQLMDVLDEGAGNWPAKEAHDLAQLGLSCLEMRSKNRPDLKNMVSVELERLKGIAIVASGPVQVVPGLGPPSHFLCPILKVRCNTTIMVNVCVVLCSSYIVCMFGVDGDAGPMHCCGWTHVRAQRNSDVAVRARCVARDKSTAA encoded by the exons atggccatccaagaggagggagagggggctGGATCAGCGGATGCGCCGCTCACTGTCGGATTGGCGCTCGGCGGTTCCAAATCCAGCACCTACGTCTTCCGATGGGCTCTCGCCAAGTTCGCCAACGGCAAGGACAAGCCCGCCCCTATCTTCAAGCTCATCCATGTCCTCACCCCAGTCCTCGCTGTACCTACACCAC TGGGGAACTACATCCCGATCGATGAAGTACGCCCCGACATTGCCGAGGCCTATGCCAAGGAAGTGCATGTTCAGGCGCAAGAAATGCTACTCCCTTACAGAAAAATGTGTGATGAGAACAAG GTTGAAGTTGAAGTACTGCTTGTTAAGGGTGATGATGTGGCGGATACCATTTCCAATCTTGTCACTCAGTACAAGATACGGGTCCTCGTCGTCGGTAACCCTACCAGCAGGAGTGCCTTCACTAG GAAGTCCAGTGGAAATAAGGCATCATCCAAGATTTGCAAGAGTATCCCCAGCTTTTGCACTACATATATTGTTTCAAAGGATGGATTATCTTCAGTTTATTCCCCTGGACTAGGAAGTGAAACGTCTTCTTGTAGGAGTTCCGACAGCCAAGCGTTTTCAGGCGAAATGTCCCTGAGATCAG ATTTGAGCGACAGTTCAGCACGAACTCTGCTTGGTTTGCTAAGTCTGCCAAGCTCCAACTTGGCATCAGAGAACCTCAAAAGTAGTTCATCTGCCGAACGTAATCGCTCATTTACTCTATATGATTATATCAGTGGATCTGCATCAGTATATGCTGACAAGGACAGAAGAATTACCTCATGCACTGATAGTGAAAGTTCTATATCAAGTAGACTGCGGGCTTCCAACAAGGCGCCAACACAAGGAAGTTCACTGCGGGGATTAATGCTTTCAGAAACTAAG GATGATGTTAATATAGAGCTCGAAAAGCTGAGGCTAGAACTGAGACATGTACAGGGGGCACACAAACTCGTCCAGGATGAGTCTGCCGATGCATCTCGCCAGGCAAGTTCAGTG GTGGTCGAATTAGCCGCAAAGCGCGTGGAAGGGAAAGCTCAGTTAAGAGAGATACAGTCCAGGGTGGATAAGGCCAATGATGAAGTACAGGAAGAGAAGGCCCGTAGATGTGCCACAGAGGAGGTAGTCACCCATGTTAAGGATCTTGTAAGAGCAGAGGTTATGCAGAAAAATAGGCTGCTAATAAAGGCATCAAAGGTCGCTGATCAGAAGTCGAGGTTGGAGGAGCTCTTTGTACTTCATGGCAACTCGTACTCGACGTTCACCTGGGAGGAGATTGATAACGCTACATCATCATTCTCAGAATCACGCAAGATCGGAGCTGGATCTAATGGAACGGTATACAAGGGCCATCTCAATCACTTAGATGTAGCAATAAAGGTCCTCCATTCTGATGACAGATCCAGTACCAAGCATTTCAACCAAGAG CTTGAGGTTCTGGGCAGGATACGCCACCCACACTTGTTGATGCTCCTCGGTGCCTGTCCGGACAGGGGCTGCTTGGTGTACGAGTACATGGAGAATGGCAGCCTTGCCGACAGGCTGCAATGCAAAAATGGCACACCATCAATCCCATGGTTTCACCGCTTCCGCATTGCCTGGGAAATTGTGTCAGCCCTTGTGTTCCTGCACAGCACAAAGCCCAACCCAATCATCCACCGTGACCTTAAACCTGAAAACGTCCTCCTCGACCGCGATCTAGTCAGCAAGATTGGTGATGTGGGCCTGTCAACACTAGTCCCATTGAAGGATTCTTCGTCCAGTGGTACAATGTACAAGAAAACTGGTCTGGCAGGCACTATGTTTTACATAGACCCAGAGTACCACAGGACTGGGCAAGTGTCAGTGAAGTCTGACACGTACGCGCTTGGCATGGTGATCCTTCAGCTGCTGACGGCAAGGTCACCAATTGGATTACCTGAACTAGTGGAGCGAGCAGTGGAAGATGACCAGCTTATGGATGTGTTGGATGAGGGCGCAGGGAATTGGCCCGCAAAAGAAGCACACGATCTAGCTCAGCTAGGCCTAAGCTGTTTGGAAATGCGAAGCAAGAACAGGCCTGACCTCAAGAATATGGTGTCAGTAGAGCTTGAACGGCTGAAGGGTATTGCGATTGTGGCATCGGGGCCAGTGCAGGTCGTGCCAGGGCTAGGGCCACCCAGCCACTTCTTGTGCCCAATACTCAAGGTAAGGTGCAATACAACAATAATGGTCAACGtatgtgttgtgttgtgttcATCATACATAGTTTGTATGTTCGGTGTAGACGGTGATGCAGGACCCATGCATTGCTGCGGATGGACACACGTACGAGCGCAACGCAATTCTGATGTGGCTGTGCGAGCACGATGTGTCGCCCGTGACAAAAGCACTGCTGCCTAA
- the LOC100838561 gene encoding U-box domain-containing protein 35 isoform X2 yields the protein MAIQEEGEGAGSADAPLTVGLALGGSKSSTYVFRWALAKFANGKDKPAPIFKLIHVLTPVLAVPTPLGNYIPIDEVRPDIAEAYAKEVHVQAQEMLLPYRKMCDENKVEVEVLLVKGDDVADTISNLVTQYKIRVLVVGNPTSRSAFTRKSSGNKASSKICKSIPSFCTTYIVSKDGLSSVYSPGLGSETSSCRSSDSQAFSGEMSLRSDLSDSSARTLLGLLSLPSSNLASENLKSSSSAERNRSFTLYDYISGSASVYADKDRRITSCTDSESSISSRLRASNKAPTQGSSLRGLMLSETKDDVNIELEKLRLELRHVQGAHKLVQDESADASRQASSVVVELAAKRVEGKAQLREIQSRVDKANDEVQEEKARRCATEEVVTHVKDLVRAEVMQKNRLLIKASKVADQKSRLEELFVLHGNSYSTFTWEEIDNATSSFSESRKIGAGSNGTVYKGHLNHLDVAIKVLHSDDRSSTKHFNQELEVLGRIRHPHLLMLLGACPDRGCLVYEYMENGSLADRLQCKNGTPSIPWFHRFRIAWEIVSALVFLHSTKPNPIIHRDLKPENVLLDRDLVSKIGDVGLSTLVPLKDSSSSGTMYKKTGLAGTMFYIDPEYHRTGQVSVKSDTYALGMVILQLLTARSPIGLPELVERAVEDDQLMDVLDEGAGNWPAKEAHDLAQLGLSCLEMRSKNRPDLKNMVSVELERLKGIAIVASGPVQVVPGLGPPSHFLCPILKTVMQDPCIAADGHTYERNAILMWLCEHDVSPVTKALLPNKTIVSNQSLLSAISSWRSQGGGL from the exons atggccatccaagaggagggagagggggctGGATCAGCGGATGCGCCGCTCACTGTCGGATTGGCGCTCGGCGGTTCCAAATCCAGCACCTACGTCTTCCGATGGGCTCTCGCCAAGTTCGCCAACGGCAAGGACAAGCCCGCCCCTATCTTCAAGCTCATCCATGTCCTCACCCCAGTCCTCGCTGTACCTACACCAC TGGGGAACTACATCCCGATCGATGAAGTACGCCCCGACATTGCCGAGGCCTATGCCAAGGAAGTGCATGTTCAGGCGCAAGAAATGCTACTCCCTTACAGAAAAATGTGTGATGAGAACAAG GTTGAAGTTGAAGTACTGCTTGTTAAGGGTGATGATGTGGCGGATACCATTTCCAATCTTGTCACTCAGTACAAGATACGGGTCCTCGTCGTCGGTAACCCTACCAGCAGGAGTGCCTTCACTAG GAAGTCCAGTGGAAATAAGGCATCATCCAAGATTTGCAAGAGTATCCCCAGCTTTTGCACTACATATATTGTTTCAAAGGATGGATTATCTTCAGTTTATTCCCCTGGACTAGGAAGTGAAACGTCTTCTTGTAGGAGTTCCGACAGCCAAGCGTTTTCAGGCGAAATGTCCCTGAGATCAG ATTTGAGCGACAGTTCAGCACGAACTCTGCTTGGTTTGCTAAGTCTGCCAAGCTCCAACTTGGCATCAGAGAACCTCAAAAGTAGTTCATCTGCCGAACGTAATCGCTCATTTACTCTATATGATTATATCAGTGGATCTGCATCAGTATATGCTGACAAGGACAGAAGAATTACCTCATGCACTGATAGTGAAAGTTCTATATCAAGTAGACTGCGGGCTTCCAACAAGGCGCCAACACAAGGAAGTTCACTGCGGGGATTAATGCTTTCAGAAACTAAG GATGATGTTAATATAGAGCTCGAAAAGCTGAGGCTAGAACTGAGACATGTACAGGGGGCACACAAACTCGTCCAGGATGAGTCTGCCGATGCATCTCGCCAGGCAAGTTCAGTG GTGGTCGAATTAGCCGCAAAGCGCGTGGAAGGGAAAGCTCAGTTAAGAGAGATACAGTCCAGGGTGGATAAGGCCAATGATGAAGTACAGGAAGAGAAGGCCCGTAGATGTGCCACAGAGGAGGTAGTCACCCATGTTAAGGATCTTGTAAGAGCAGAGGTTATGCAGAAAAATAGGCTGCTAATAAAGGCATCAAAGGTCGCTGATCAGAAGTCGAGGTTGGAGGAGCTCTTTGTACTTCATGGCAACTCGTACTCGACGTTCACCTGGGAGGAGATTGATAACGCTACATCATCATTCTCAGAATCACGCAAGATCGGAGCTGGATCTAATGGAACGGTATACAAGGGCCATCTCAATCACTTAGATGTAGCAATAAAGGTCCTCCATTCTGATGACAGATCCAGTACCAAGCATTTCAACCAAGAG CTTGAGGTTCTGGGCAGGATACGCCACCCACACTTGTTGATGCTCCTCGGTGCCTGTCCGGACAGGGGCTGCTTGGTGTACGAGTACATGGAGAATGGCAGCCTTGCCGACAGGCTGCAATGCAAAAATGGCACACCATCAATCCCATGGTTTCACCGCTTCCGCATTGCCTGGGAAATTGTGTCAGCCCTTGTGTTCCTGCACAGCACAAAGCCCAACCCAATCATCCACCGTGACCTTAAACCTGAAAACGTCCTCCTCGACCGCGATCTAGTCAGCAAGATTGGTGATGTGGGCCTGTCAACACTAGTCCCATTGAAGGATTCTTCGTCCAGTGGTACAATGTACAAGAAAACTGGTCTGGCAGGCACTATGTTTTACATAGACCCAGAGTACCACAGGACTGGGCAAGTGTCAGTGAAGTCTGACACGTACGCGCTTGGCATGGTGATCCTTCAGCTGCTGACGGCAAGGTCACCAATTGGATTACCTGAACTAGTGGAGCGAGCAGTGGAAGATGACCAGCTTATGGATGTGTTGGATGAGGGCGCAGGGAATTGGCCCGCAAAAGAAGCACACGATCTAGCTCAGCTAGGCCTAAGCTGTTTGGAAATGCGAAGCAAGAACAGGCCTGACCTCAAGAATATGGTGTCAGTAGAGCTTGAACGGCTGAAGGGTATTGCGATTGTGGCATCGGGGCCAGTGCAGGTCGTGCCAGGGCTAGGGCCACCCAGCCACTTCTTGTGCCCAATACTCAAG ACGGTGATGCAGGACCCATGCATTGCTGCGGATGGACACACGTACGAGCGCAACGCAATTCTGATGTGGCTGTGCGAGCACGATGTGTCGCCCGTGACAAAAGCACTGCTGCCTAACAAGACAATTGTGTCTAACCAGTCTCTTCTGAGTGCGATATCAAGCTGGAGGTCCCAGGGGGGAGGCCTTTGA
- the LOC100838561 gene encoding U-box domain-containing protein 35 isoform X5 — translation MAIQEEGEGAGSADAPLTVGLALGGSKSSTYVFRWALAKFANGKDKPAPIFKLIHVLTPVLAVPTPLGNYIPIDEVRPDIAEAYAKEVHVQAQEMLLPYRKMCDENKVEVEVLLVKGDDVADTISNLVTQYKIRVLVVGNPTSRSAFTRKSSGNKASSKICKSIPSFCTTYIVSKDGLSSVYSPGLGSETSSCRSSDSQAFSGEMSLRSDLSDSSARTLLGLLSLPSSNLASENLKSSSSAERNRSFTLYDYISGSASVYADKDRRITSCTDSESSISSRLRASNKAPTQGSSLRGLMLSETKDDVNIELEKLRLELRHVQGAHKLVQDESADASRQASSVVVELAAKRVEGKAQLREIQSRVDKANDEVQEEKARRCATEEVVTHVKDLVRAEVMQKNRLLIKASKVADQKSRLEELFVLHGNSYSTFTWEEIDNATSSFSESRKIGAGSNGTVYKGHLNHLDVAIKVLHSDDRSSTKHFNQELEVLGRIRHPHLLMLLGACPDRGCLVYEYMENGSLADRLQCKNGTPSIPWFHRFRIAWEIVSALVFLHSTKPNPIIHRDLKPENVLLDRDLVSKIGDVGLSTLVPLKDSSSSGTMYKKTGLAGTMFYIDPEYHRTGQVSVKSDTYALGMVILQLLTARSPIGLPELVERAVEDDQLMDVLDEGAGNWPAKEAHDLAQLGLSCLEMRSKNRPDLKNMVSVELERLKGIAIVASGPVQVVPGLGPPSHFLCPILK, via the exons atggccatccaagaggagggagagggggctGGATCAGCGGATGCGCCGCTCACTGTCGGATTGGCGCTCGGCGGTTCCAAATCCAGCACCTACGTCTTCCGATGGGCTCTCGCCAAGTTCGCCAACGGCAAGGACAAGCCCGCCCCTATCTTCAAGCTCATCCATGTCCTCACCCCAGTCCTCGCTGTACCTACACCAC TGGGGAACTACATCCCGATCGATGAAGTACGCCCCGACATTGCCGAGGCCTATGCCAAGGAAGTGCATGTTCAGGCGCAAGAAATGCTACTCCCTTACAGAAAAATGTGTGATGAGAACAAG GTTGAAGTTGAAGTACTGCTTGTTAAGGGTGATGATGTGGCGGATACCATTTCCAATCTTGTCACTCAGTACAAGATACGGGTCCTCGTCGTCGGTAACCCTACCAGCAGGAGTGCCTTCACTAG GAAGTCCAGTGGAAATAAGGCATCATCCAAGATTTGCAAGAGTATCCCCAGCTTTTGCACTACATATATTGTTTCAAAGGATGGATTATCTTCAGTTTATTCCCCTGGACTAGGAAGTGAAACGTCTTCTTGTAGGAGTTCCGACAGCCAAGCGTTTTCAGGCGAAATGTCCCTGAGATCAG ATTTGAGCGACAGTTCAGCACGAACTCTGCTTGGTTTGCTAAGTCTGCCAAGCTCCAACTTGGCATCAGAGAACCTCAAAAGTAGTTCATCTGCCGAACGTAATCGCTCATTTACTCTATATGATTATATCAGTGGATCTGCATCAGTATATGCTGACAAGGACAGAAGAATTACCTCATGCACTGATAGTGAAAGTTCTATATCAAGTAGACTGCGGGCTTCCAACAAGGCGCCAACACAAGGAAGTTCACTGCGGGGATTAATGCTTTCAGAAACTAAG GATGATGTTAATATAGAGCTCGAAAAGCTGAGGCTAGAACTGAGACATGTACAGGGGGCACACAAACTCGTCCAGGATGAGTCTGCCGATGCATCTCGCCAGGCAAGTTCAGTG GTGGTCGAATTAGCCGCAAAGCGCGTGGAAGGGAAAGCTCAGTTAAGAGAGATACAGTCCAGGGTGGATAAGGCCAATGATGAAGTACAGGAAGAGAAGGCCCGTAGATGTGCCACAGAGGAGGTAGTCACCCATGTTAAGGATCTTGTAAGAGCAGAGGTTATGCAGAAAAATAGGCTGCTAATAAAGGCATCAAAGGTCGCTGATCAGAAGTCGAGGTTGGAGGAGCTCTTTGTACTTCATGGCAACTCGTACTCGACGTTCACCTGGGAGGAGATTGATAACGCTACATCATCATTCTCAGAATCACGCAAGATCGGAGCTGGATCTAATGGAACGGTATACAAGGGCCATCTCAATCACTTAGATGTAGCAATAAAGGTCCTCCATTCTGATGACAGATCCAGTACCAAGCATTTCAACCAAGAG CTTGAGGTTCTGGGCAGGATACGCCACCCACACTTGTTGATGCTCCTCGGTGCCTGTCCGGACAGGGGCTGCTTGGTGTACGAGTACATGGAGAATGGCAGCCTTGCCGACAGGCTGCAATGCAAAAATGGCACACCATCAATCCCATGGTTTCACCGCTTCCGCATTGCCTGGGAAATTGTGTCAGCCCTTGTGTTCCTGCACAGCACAAAGCCCAACCCAATCATCCACCGTGACCTTAAACCTGAAAACGTCCTCCTCGACCGCGATCTAGTCAGCAAGATTGGTGATGTGGGCCTGTCAACACTAGTCCCATTGAAGGATTCTTCGTCCAGTGGTACAATGTACAAGAAAACTGGTCTGGCAGGCACTATGTTTTACATAGACCCAGAGTACCACAGGACTGGGCAAGTGTCAGTGAAGTCTGACACGTACGCGCTTGGCATGGTGATCCTTCAGCTGCTGACGGCAAGGTCACCAATTGGATTACCTGAACTAGTGGAGCGAGCAGTGGAAGATGACCAGCTTATGGATGTGTTGGATGAGGGCGCAGGGAATTGGCCCGCAAAAGAAGCACACGATCTAGCTCAGCTAGGCCTAAGCTGTTTGGAAATGCGAAGCAAGAACAGGCCTGACCTCAAGAATATGGTGTCAGTAGAGCTTGAACGGCTGAAGGGTATTGCGATTGTGGCATCGGGGCCAGTGCAGGTCGTGCCAGGGCTAGGGCCACCCAGCCACTTCTTGTGCCCAATACTCAAG TGA
- the LOC100838561 gene encoding U-box domain-containing protein 35 isoform X4 has translation MAIQEEGEGAGSADAPLTVGLALGGSKSSTYVFRWALAKFANGKDKPAPIFKLIHVLTPVLAVPTPLGNYIPIDEVRPDIAEAYAKEVHVQAQEMLLPYRKMCDENKVEVEVLLVKGDDVADTISNLVTQYKIRVLVVGNPTSRSAFTRKSSGNKASSKICKSIPSFCTTYIVSKDGLSSVYSPGLGSETSSCRSSDSQAFSGEMSLRSDLSDSSARTLLGLLSLPSSNLASENLKSSSSAERNRSFTLYDYISGSASVYADKDRRITSCTDSESSISSRLRASNKAPTQGSSLRGLMLSETKDDVNIELEKLRLELRHVQGAHKLVQDESADASRQASSVVVELAAKRVEGKAQLREIQSRVDKANDEVQEEKARRCATEEVVTHVKDLVRAEVMQKNRLLIKASKVADQKSRLEELFVLHGNSYSTFTWEEIDNATSSFSESRKIGAGSNGTVYKGHLNHLDVAIKVLHSDDRSSTKHFNQELEVLGRIRHPHLLMLLGACPDRGCLVYEYMENGSLADRLQCKNGTPSIPWFHRFRIAWEIVSALVFLHSTKPNPIIHRDLKPENVLLDRDLVSKIGDVGLSTLVPLKDSSSSGTMYKKTGLAGTMFYIDPEYHRTGQVSVKSDTYALGMVILQLLTARSPIGLPELVERAVEDDQLMDVLDEGAGNWPAKEAHDLAQLGLSCLEMRSKNRPDLKNMVSVELERLKGIAIVASGPVQVVPGLGPPSHFLCPILKEITEKWLKWRYSSRIAIFFRYLKKIAMKPI, from the exons atggccatccaagaggagggagagggggctGGATCAGCGGATGCGCCGCTCACTGTCGGATTGGCGCTCGGCGGTTCCAAATCCAGCACCTACGTCTTCCGATGGGCTCTCGCCAAGTTCGCCAACGGCAAGGACAAGCCCGCCCCTATCTTCAAGCTCATCCATGTCCTCACCCCAGTCCTCGCTGTACCTACACCAC TGGGGAACTACATCCCGATCGATGAAGTACGCCCCGACATTGCCGAGGCCTATGCCAAGGAAGTGCATGTTCAGGCGCAAGAAATGCTACTCCCTTACAGAAAAATGTGTGATGAGAACAAG GTTGAAGTTGAAGTACTGCTTGTTAAGGGTGATGATGTGGCGGATACCATTTCCAATCTTGTCACTCAGTACAAGATACGGGTCCTCGTCGTCGGTAACCCTACCAGCAGGAGTGCCTTCACTAG GAAGTCCAGTGGAAATAAGGCATCATCCAAGATTTGCAAGAGTATCCCCAGCTTTTGCACTACATATATTGTTTCAAAGGATGGATTATCTTCAGTTTATTCCCCTGGACTAGGAAGTGAAACGTCTTCTTGTAGGAGTTCCGACAGCCAAGCGTTTTCAGGCGAAATGTCCCTGAGATCAG ATTTGAGCGACAGTTCAGCACGAACTCTGCTTGGTTTGCTAAGTCTGCCAAGCTCCAACTTGGCATCAGAGAACCTCAAAAGTAGTTCATCTGCCGAACGTAATCGCTCATTTACTCTATATGATTATATCAGTGGATCTGCATCAGTATATGCTGACAAGGACAGAAGAATTACCTCATGCACTGATAGTGAAAGTTCTATATCAAGTAGACTGCGGGCTTCCAACAAGGCGCCAACACAAGGAAGTTCACTGCGGGGATTAATGCTTTCAGAAACTAAG GATGATGTTAATATAGAGCTCGAAAAGCTGAGGCTAGAACTGAGACATGTACAGGGGGCACACAAACTCGTCCAGGATGAGTCTGCCGATGCATCTCGCCAGGCAAGTTCAGTG GTGGTCGAATTAGCCGCAAAGCGCGTGGAAGGGAAAGCTCAGTTAAGAGAGATACAGTCCAGGGTGGATAAGGCCAATGATGAAGTACAGGAAGAGAAGGCCCGTAGATGTGCCACAGAGGAGGTAGTCACCCATGTTAAGGATCTTGTAAGAGCAGAGGTTATGCAGAAAAATAGGCTGCTAATAAAGGCATCAAAGGTCGCTGATCAGAAGTCGAGGTTGGAGGAGCTCTTTGTACTTCATGGCAACTCGTACTCGACGTTCACCTGGGAGGAGATTGATAACGCTACATCATCATTCTCAGAATCACGCAAGATCGGAGCTGGATCTAATGGAACGGTATACAAGGGCCATCTCAATCACTTAGATGTAGCAATAAAGGTCCTCCATTCTGATGACAGATCCAGTACCAAGCATTTCAACCAAGAG CTTGAGGTTCTGGGCAGGATACGCCACCCACACTTGTTGATGCTCCTCGGTGCCTGTCCGGACAGGGGCTGCTTGGTGTACGAGTACATGGAGAATGGCAGCCTTGCCGACAGGCTGCAATGCAAAAATGGCACACCATCAATCCCATGGTTTCACCGCTTCCGCATTGCCTGGGAAATTGTGTCAGCCCTTGTGTTCCTGCACAGCACAAAGCCCAACCCAATCATCCACCGTGACCTTAAACCTGAAAACGTCCTCCTCGACCGCGATCTAGTCAGCAAGATTGGTGATGTGGGCCTGTCAACACTAGTCCCATTGAAGGATTCTTCGTCCAGTGGTACAATGTACAAGAAAACTGGTCTGGCAGGCACTATGTTTTACATAGACCCAGAGTACCACAGGACTGGGCAAGTGTCAGTGAAGTCTGACACGTACGCGCTTGGCATGGTGATCCTTCAGCTGCTGACGGCAAGGTCACCAATTGGATTACCTGAACTAGTGGAGCGAGCAGTGGAAGATGACCAGCTTATGGATGTGTTGGATGAGGGCGCAGGGAATTGGCCCGCAAAAGAAGCACACGATCTAGCTCAGCTAGGCCTAAGCTGTTTGGAAATGCGAAGCAAGAACAGGCCTGACCTCAAGAATATGGTGTCAGTAGAGCTTGAACGGCTGAAGGGTATTGCGATTGTGGCATCGGGGCCAGTGCAGGTCGTGCCAGGGCTAGGGCCACCCAGCCACTTCTTGTGCCCAATACTCAAG GAAATTACAGAAAAATGGCTGAAATGGAGATATAGCAGCAGGATTGCCATTTTTTTCAGGTACCTGAAGAAGATAGCCATGAAGCCAATCTAA